In Vigna radiata var. radiata cultivar VC1973A chromosome 3, Vradiata_ver6, whole genome shotgun sequence, the following proteins share a genomic window:
- the LOC106757683 gene encoding peptidyl-prolyl cis-trans isomerase CYP63 isoform X2 produces the protein MGLEKNICVFLDVSIDADPVERIVIQLFDSIVPKTAENFRALCTGEKGIGESTGKPLHYKGTSFHRIIRGFMAQGGDFSRGNGTGGESIYGGKFADENFKLRHDGPGFLSMANSGPNTNGSQFFITFKRQPHLDGKHVVFGKVVNGMDVLKKIELAGTSDGKPTQIVKIVDCGEVSETKTQRTAEKEKGKMRKTGKPLPSDDSSDSTDKKSRGKRKKSSKDTRKKRRRYSTSDSDSYSSDSESDSASDSESDSSDSDSSSSSYGKHQKRRNKRRHGKKRKFGRKQSKKSRHSRSRRSKHKSRRYDDSSDSSSGSSSSSSGNEKTDRRTSIRKRHVDNEAQRNQHTEKQPSSLPRQDQIIPEQTTDTKVRRTVDKQSHEEGELSPENGAFVNNGHDTKAEFSEPAKQDANSDDSKENRSARTGRSPTRDSGELNQGRASLLASSGQKSSEPAAPKHGQRFSKSPSPNGTPKRIKKGRGFTERYAFARRYRTPSPERSPHAYRYSDRNIRRNFDRNTSYRSYSERSPPRRYRSPPGGRNRPRYQSRRSLSRSISRSPVRGRFRDRDRSRSPRRSVSPEARRPPISDRLKSRLGPRSDERLADKRGRSKCNSRSSGSSRSRSPDATPPKRYDKRTSVSRSRSRSSSSSGQKGLVSYGDASPDSGAR, from the exons ATGGGTCTGGAAAAGAATATTTGTGTATTTCTTGATGTCTCAATTGATGCGGACCCCGTTGAAAGAATTGTTATTCAg CTTTTTGATAGTATTGTCCCAAAGACAGCCGAGAATTTTCGGGCGCTTTGTACAG GTGAGAAGGGCATTGGAGAATCAACTGGGAAACCTTTGCATTATAAGGGAACAAGCTTTCATCGTATAATTAGAGGTTTCATGGCTCAA GGTGGTGATTTTTCAAGGGGTAATG GCACTGGCGGGGAAAGTATATATGGTGGAAAATTTGCGG ATGAAAATTTCAAACTAAGACATGATGGACCTGGCTTTCTTTCTATGGCTAACAGTGGCCCTAATACAAATGGATCTCAGTTTTTTATTACATTCAAGCGCCAACCACATCTTGATGG GAAACATGTTGTTTTTGGAAAAGTAGTCAATGGAATGGATGTTCTGAAGAAAATTGAGCTGGCAGGAACATCTGATGGGAAACCTACCCAGATAGTTAAAATTGTTGATTGCGGTGAAGTTTCTGAAACAAAAACTCAGCGTACTGCTGAGAAGGAAAAAG GGAAAATGAGAAAAACAGGAAAGCCCCTTCCTTCTGATGATAGTTCCGACTCTACTGACAAAAAGTCaaggggaaaaagaaaaaaatcttcCAAAGACACGAGGAAAAAAAGGAGAAGATATTCAACATCTGATAGTGATAGTTATTCCTCAGATTCTGAGTCAGATTCAGCTTCTGATTCTGAATCGGATTCATCTGATTCTGATTCTAGTTCCTCTAGTTATGGGAAACACCAGAAGAGGAGAAATAAGCGCAGGCATGGGAAGAAGAGGAAATTTGGACGAAAGCAGAGCAAGAAAAGCAGGCACAGTCGAAGTAGAAGATCAAAGCACAAGTCTAGGCG TTATGATGATTCAAGTGATAGCTCTAGTGGTAGCAGCAGCAGCAGTTCTGGCAATGAGAAAACTGATCGTCGCACCTCAATTCGTAAAAGACATGTTGACAATGAAGCACAAAGAAATCAAC ACACAGAAAAACAACCTTCTAGTCTTCCTCGGCAAGATCAAATTATTCCAGAGCAAACAACGGATACCAAGGTTAGAAGAACTGTGGACAAGCAATCACATGAAGAAGGTGAATTGTCTCCAGAAAATGGGGCATTTGTGAATAACGGGCATGATACTAAAGCTGAATTCAGTGAACCTGCTAAGCAAGATGCTAATTCAGATGATTCAAAGGAGAATAG AAGTGCAAGAACTGGGCGAAGTCCTACCAGGGATTCTGGTGAGCTAAACCAGGGACGTGCTTCGTTGCTGGCTAGTTCTGGTCAAAAATCATCTGAACCTGCGGCCCCTAAACATGGTCAGAGGTTTTCAAAAAGCCCTTCACCAAATGGCACACCTAAGCGTATTAAAAAAGGACGTGGCTTTACTGAGCGTTATGCCTTTGCCCGCAGATATCGTACTCCATCTCCTGAGCGGTCACCTCATGCATATAGGTATAGTGATAGAAATATAAGAAGAAACTTTGATAG AAACACAAGCTACAGAAGTTATTCTGAGCGCTCTCCACCACGACGTTATCGAAGCCCACCTGGTGGCAGAAATCGTCCAAG ATACCAAAGCAGGAGAAGTCTCAGTAGGAGCATCTCTCGCAGTCCAGTGCGTGGGCGTTTTAGAGATCGTGATCGGAGTCGGAGCCCAAGACGTAGTGTTAGTCCTGAAGCCAGGCGGCCTCCAATAAGTGACAGATTAAAATCCCGACTTGGTCCAAGAAGTGATGAACGATTGGCAGACAAAAGGGGGAGGTCAAAGTGCAATTCTAGGAGCAGTGGCTCATCTCGGTCCAGATCCCCTGATGCTACACCACCAAAACGATATGATAAAAGGACTTCCGTATCTCGTAGCAGGTCTAGGTCCAGCTCTTCTTCCGGTCAGAAGGGTTTAGTTTCTTATGGAGATGCTAGTCCTGATTCTGGAGCAAGGTGA
- the LOC106757683 gene encoding peptidyl-prolyl cis-trans isomerase CYP63 isoform X3: protein MGLEKNICVFLDVSIDADPVERIVIQLFDSIVPKTAENFRALCTGEKGIGESTGKPLHYKGTSFHRIIRGFMAQGGDFSRGNGTGGESIYGGKFADENFKLRHDGPGFLSMANSGPNTNGSQFFITFKRQPHLDGKHVVFGKVVNGMDVLKKIELAGTSDGKPTQIVKIVDCGEVSETKTQRTAEKEKGKMRKTGKPLPSDDSSDSTDKKSRGKRKKSSKDTRKKRRRYSTSDSDSYSSDSESDSASDSESDSSDSDSSSSSYGKHQKRRNKRRHGKKRKFGRKQSKKSRHSRSRRSKHKSRRSYDDSSDSSSGSSSSSSGNEKTDRRTSIRKRHVDNEAQRNQHTEKQPSSLPRQDQIIPEQTTDTKVRRTVDKQSHEEGELSPENGAFVNNGHDTKAEFSEPAKQDANSDDSKENRSARTGRSPTRDSGELNQGRASLLASSGQKSSEPAAPKHGQRFSKSPSPNGTPKRIKKGRGFTERYAFARRYRTPSPERSPHAYRNTSYRSYSERSPPRRYRSPPGGRNRPRYQSRRSLSRSISRSPVRGRFRDRDRSRSPRRSVSPEARRPPISDRLKSRLGPRSDERLADKRGRSKCNSRSSGSSRSRSPDATPPKRYDKRTSVSRSRSRSSSSSGQKGLVSYGDASPDSGAR from the exons ATGGGTCTGGAAAAGAATATTTGTGTATTTCTTGATGTCTCAATTGATGCGGACCCCGTTGAAAGAATTGTTATTCAg CTTTTTGATAGTATTGTCCCAAAGACAGCCGAGAATTTTCGGGCGCTTTGTACAG GTGAGAAGGGCATTGGAGAATCAACTGGGAAACCTTTGCATTATAAGGGAACAAGCTTTCATCGTATAATTAGAGGTTTCATGGCTCAA GGTGGTGATTTTTCAAGGGGTAATG GCACTGGCGGGGAAAGTATATATGGTGGAAAATTTGCGG ATGAAAATTTCAAACTAAGACATGATGGACCTGGCTTTCTTTCTATGGCTAACAGTGGCCCTAATACAAATGGATCTCAGTTTTTTATTACATTCAAGCGCCAACCACATCTTGATGG GAAACATGTTGTTTTTGGAAAAGTAGTCAATGGAATGGATGTTCTGAAGAAAATTGAGCTGGCAGGAACATCTGATGGGAAACCTACCCAGATAGTTAAAATTGTTGATTGCGGTGAAGTTTCTGAAACAAAAACTCAGCGTACTGCTGAGAAGGAAAAAG GGAAAATGAGAAAAACAGGAAAGCCCCTTCCTTCTGATGATAGTTCCGACTCTACTGACAAAAAGTCaaggggaaaaagaaaaaaatcttcCAAAGACACGAGGAAAAAAAGGAGAAGATATTCAACATCTGATAGTGATAGTTATTCCTCAGATTCTGAGTCAGATTCAGCTTCTGATTCTGAATCGGATTCATCTGATTCTGATTCTAGTTCCTCTAGTTATGGGAAACACCAGAAGAGGAGAAATAAGCGCAGGCATGGGAAGAAGAGGAAATTTGGACGAAAGCAGAGCAAGAAAAGCAGGCACAGTCGAAGTAGAAGATCAAAGCACAAGTCTAGGCG CAGTTATGATGATTCAAGTGATAGCTCTAGTGGTAGCAGCAGCAGCAGTTCTGGCAATGAGAAAACTGATCGTCGCACCTCAATTCGTAAAAGACATGTTGACAATGAAGCACAAAGAAATCAAC ACACAGAAAAACAACCTTCTAGTCTTCCTCGGCAAGATCAAATTATTCCAGAGCAAACAACGGATACCAAGGTTAGAAGAACTGTGGACAAGCAATCACATGAAGAAGGTGAATTGTCTCCAGAAAATGGGGCATTTGTGAATAACGGGCATGATACTAAAGCTGAATTCAGTGAACCTGCTAAGCAAGATGCTAATTCAGATGATTCAAAGGAGAATAG AAGTGCAAGAACTGGGCGAAGTCCTACCAGGGATTCTGGTGAGCTAAACCAGGGACGTGCTTCGTTGCTGGCTAGTTCTGGTCAAAAATCATCTGAACCTGCGGCCCCTAAACATGGTCAGAGGTTTTCAAAAAGCCCTTCACCAAATGGCACACCTAAGCGTATTAAAAAAGGACGTGGCTTTACTGAGCGTTATGCCTTTGCCCGCAGATATCGTACTCCATCTCCTGAGCGGTCACCTCATGCATATAG AAACACAAGCTACAGAAGTTATTCTGAGCGCTCTCCACCACGACGTTATCGAAGCCCACCTGGTGGCAGAAATCGTCCAAG ATACCAAAGCAGGAGAAGTCTCAGTAGGAGCATCTCTCGCAGTCCAGTGCGTGGGCGTTTTAGAGATCGTGATCGGAGTCGGAGCCCAAGACGTAGTGTTAGTCCTGAAGCCAGGCGGCCTCCAATAAGTGACAGATTAAAATCCCGACTTGGTCCAAGAAGTGATGAACGATTGGCAGACAAAAGGGGGAGGTCAAAGTGCAATTCTAGGAGCAGTGGCTCATCTCGGTCCAGATCCCCTGATGCTACACCACCAAAACGATATGATAAAAGGACTTCCGTATCTCGTAGCAGGTCTAGGTCCAGCTCTTCTTCCGGTCAGAAGGGTTTAGTTTCTTATGGAGATGCTAGTCCTGATTCTGGAGCAAGGTGA
- the LOC106756866 gene encoding calcium-transporting ATPase 12, plasma membrane-type, with amino-acid sequence MIPQHGTNSYSLVPDVDKVRITSMVKDKNLSAFTEFGGVEGVANILGTIPEKGITGSHEDVAKRIQVFGSNTYQRPPPKFFLSFVVEAFNDTTILILLVCAGLSLGFGIKEHGPGEGWYEGGSIFVAVFLVVVVTALSNIRQERQFDKLSKISNDIKVEVVRNGRPQRISIFDVVVGDIASLKIGDQIPADGLFLRGHSLLVDESSMTGESDHVEIESSRSPFLLSGAKVVDGYAQMLVTSVGTNTAWGEMMSSISRDTNERTPLQARLEKLASSVGRVGLRVAFIVLRVLLFRYFTGNTQDNEGKTEFQGSKTDVSDIFNAVVRIVAAAVTIVVVAIPVGLPLVVTLTLAYSIKRMMADRAMVRKLSACETMGSATVICTDKTGTLTLNQMRVTKFWLGLQNVAENFSNAMAPKVLELFQQGVGLNTTGSIYKSSSISEPEISGSPTEKAMLLWAVSDLGMDMDELXRTHEVLHVEXFNSEKKRSGVAIRKETNNTVHVHWKGAAEIILAMCSNYIDNNGIEKSLDEERSKLENIIEGMAASSLRCIAFAHKQISEDIDYNDKEKAHQILRKDGLTLLGIVGLKDPCRPDAKEAVEMCKRAGVSVKMITGDNIFTAKAIAAECGILDFDSDVSAGEVVEGVEFRNYSEEERMERVEKIRIMARSSPFDKLLMVQCLKKKGHVVAVTGDGTNDAPALNEADIGLAMGIQGTEVAKENSDIVILDDNFSSVMTVLRWGRCVYNNIQKFIQFQLTVNVTALVINFIAAVTSRDVPLTTGQLLWVNLIMGTLGALALATERPTKELMEKKPVGRTEPLITNIMWRNLLAQALYQISVLLVLQFNGKSIFNVREEVKDTLIFNTFVLCQVFNEFNSRSMEKHNVFRGLHRNHLFLGIVGITIVLQVVMVELLRKFADTERLTWEQWGICIGIAAVSWPIAWITKLIPVSDKPFNHVKCVKLLVS; translated from the coding sequence ATGATTCCGCAACACGGAACCAATAGTTATTCTTTGGTTCCTGATGTTGACAAGGTCAGGATTACCAGTATGGTCAAGGACAAAAACTTGTCAGCCTTTACAGAGTTTGGAGGAGTTGAAGGTGTTGCAAACATTCTTGGAACCATTCCAGAAAAGGGAATCACTGGCAGCCATGAAGATGTTGCCAAACGTATTCAAGTATTCGGTTCCAACACTTACCAGAGGCCACCGCCTAAGTTTTTCCTGAGCTTTGTAGTGGAAGCTTTCAATGACACTACTATTCTGATTCTTCTTGTTTGCGCCGGTCTTTCCCTTGGTTTTGGCATAAAAGAACATGGTCCGGGGGAAGGCTGGTATGAAGGAGGGAGTATATTTGTAGCAGTGTTTCTGGTGGTGGTTGTTACCGCACTCAGTAACATCAGACAAGAGAGACAGTTTGACAAATTGTCAAAGATAAGCAACGACATCAAAGTAGAAGTAGTGAGAAATGGAAGGCCACAGCGGATATCCATCTTTGATGTTGTAGTGGGAGATATTGCATCCCTTAAGATTGGTGATCAGATTCCAGCAGATGGATTGTTCTTGAGAGGCCATTCTTTGCTAGTGGATGAATCCAGTATGACAGGTGAGAGCGATCATGTAGAAATTGAGTCTTCAAGAAGCCCCTTCTTGTTGTCTGGTGCAAAAGTGGTGGATGGATATGCTCAGATGCTAGTGACATCTGTGGGAACCAACACGGCATGGGGTGAAATGATGAGCTCGATATCGCGAGACACCAACGAAAGGACACCATTACAGGCTCGCCTTGAGAAGTTAGCCTCTTCTGTTGGAAGGGTAGGCCTCAGAGTTGCTTTTATTGTTCTCAGAGTCTTGTTATTTCGTTATTTCACTGGAAACACACAAGATAATGAAGGGAAGACAGAGTTCCAGGGGAGTAAAACTGATGTAAGCGACATTTTCAATGCGGTTGTGAGGATTGTCGCTGCTGCAGTGACTATTGTGGTGGTGGCAATCCCTGTGGGTCTGCCGTTGGTCGTCACTCTCACTCTTGCTTACTCCATCAAAAGAATGATGGCAGACCGTGCAATGGTGAGGAAACTTTCTGCTTGCGAAACCATGGGATCGGCTACAGTTATTTGCACGGATAAAACTGGTACCTTAACCTTGAATCAAATGAGAGTCACCAAGTTTTGGCTTGGCCTGCAAAATGTCGCGGAAAATTTTTCCAATGCAATGGCCCCTAAAGTTCTTGAATTATTCCAACAAGGAGTTGGCCTCAACACAACTGGAAGTATCTATAAATCTTCATCAATATCTGAACCCGAAATTTCTGGCAGCCCAACTGAGAAAGCTATGCTCTTGTGGGCCGTGTCAGATTTAGGCATGGACATGGATGAACTGAANCGCACACACGAAGTTCTCCATGTTGAAANGTTTAACTCTGAAAAGAAACGAAGTGGCGTNGCAATAAGGAAGGAGACTAACAACACAGTTCACGTTCACTGGAAAGGTGCTGCAGAGATTATACTTGCAATGTGTTCAAATTATATTGACAATAACGGCATAGAGAAGTCCCTTGATGAAGAGCGGAGCAAActtgaaaatataattgaagGCATGGCTGCTAGCAGCCTTAGATGTATTGCTTTTGCTCACAAGCAGATTTCAGAAGATATTGATTATAATGATAAGGAGAAAGCACACCAAATCCTTAGAAAAGATGGCTTGACCTTGCTAGGTATTGTTGGCCTCAAGGATCCATGCCGACCCGACGCCAAGGAGGCTGTGGAAATGTGTAAACGTGCAGGAGTTAGTGTGAAGATGATCACAGGTGATAACATATTCACTGCAAAAGCAATAGCAGCAGAATGCGGAATATTAGACTTTGATAGCGATGTGAGCGCGGGAGAGGTGGTGGAGGGTGTGGAATTCAGGAATTATTCTGAAGAAGAGAGAATGGAGAGAGTAGAGAAGATCCGCATAATGGCAAGATCATCCCCTTTCGACAAACTGTTGATGGTGCAGTGCTTGAAAAAGAAAGGTCACGTTGTTGCAGTCACGGGAGATGGCACAAATGACGCACCTGCTTTGAATGAAGCTGACATTGGACTTGCTATGGGGATCCAAGGAACTGAAGTTGCCAAGGAGAATTCTGACATTGTCATCTTAGATGACAACTTCAGTTCTGTTATGACTGTTTTAAGGTGGGGACGATGTGTTTACAACAACATCCAAAAGTTCATACAGTTTCAACTAACCGTGAATGTCACAGCTCTGGTGATCAATTTTATTGCAGCCGTTACTTCGAGAGATGTTCCCCTGACAACAGGTCAACTTTTATGGGTAAATCTGATAATGGGTACGCTAGGAGCATTGGCACTGGCAACAGAAAGACCTACAAAGGAGTTAATGGAGAAAAAGCCAGTGGGTAGGACTGAGCCTCTTATTACTAATATTATGTGGAGAAACCTTTTAGCTCAAgctttatatcaaatttctgtTCTCTTGGTTTTACAATTCAACGGAAAGTCAATCTTCAATGTTAGAGAGGAGGTAAAGGATACTctaatttttaatacttttgttCTCTGCCAAGTATTCAACGAGTTCAACTCTAGAAGTATGGAGAAACATAATGTATTCCGAGGGCTTCACAGAAACCATTTGTTTCTTGGAATTGTGGGAATTACAATTGTTCTTCAAGTTGTGATGGTGGAACTTTTAAGGAAGTTTGCTGATACAGAGAGACTAACATGGGAACAATGGGGAATTTGTATTGGAATTGCAGCTGTGTCATGGCCAATTGCTTGGATTACAAAGCTCATACCAGTTTCAGATAAACCCTTCAACCACGTTAAGTGTGTAAAATTATTGGTCTCCTAG
- the LOC106757054 gene encoding histone H2A variant 1, with the protein MAGKGGKGLVAGKTTAANKDKDKDKKRPVSRSSRAGIQFPVGRIHRQLKQRVQANGRVGATAAVYLASILEYLTAEVLELAGNASKDLKVKRITPRHLQLAIRGDEELDTLIKGTIAGGGVIPHIHKSLINKAAKE; encoded by the exons ATGGCGGGAAAAGGAGGGAAGGGGCTCGTGGCTGGGAAAACCACCGCTGCCAACAAGGACAAAGACAAGGATAAGAAAAGACCTGTCTCTCGTTCATCCCGTGCTGGGATCCAG TTTCCAGTGGGGCGTATCCACAGGCAGTTGAAGCAAAGGGTGCAAGCCAACGGTCGTGTGGGGGCAACTGCTGCAGTATACTTGGCATCAATTCTGGAATATCTGACTGCTGAGGTTCTGGAGTTGGCTGGGAATGCAAGCAAGGATCTGAAGGTGAAGAGGATTACACCCAGACACTTGCAGCTGGCTATCAGGGGAGATGAGGAACTTGACACCCTCATCAAAGGGACCATTGCTGGTGGTGGTGTCATCCCTCACATCCACAAGTCCTTGATCAACAAAGCTGCCAAAGAATGA
- the LOC106757337 gene encoding uncharacterized protein LOC106757337, which yields MAAICGGSFLTPWCAGAIQNQHASQPTTFFRAPHYHHRLRKPLVVVAVTQGSAESSKSEEKIPSWAKPDSDEAPPWARDEANKNTSEQGFEIPFFAYLLASAITAIAAIGSIFEYVNQKPVFGVLTSDSVFYAPLLGFFVFTGIPSSAFLWFKSVQAANKEAEEQDKKDGYL from the exons atggCGGCCATTTGCGGTGGCAGCTTCTTAACACCGTGGTGTGCCGGTGCTATCCAAAATCAACATGCATCGCAACCTACAACATTTTTTAGAGCTCCCCACTACCACCATAGGTTGAGGAAACCACTAGTTGTGGTGGCGGTGACCCAAGGCTCCGCGGAATCAAGTAAATCAGAGGAAAAAATCCCTTCGTGGGCCAAACCAGATTCCGATGAAGCACCACCATGGGCCAGGGATGAGGCCAATAAAAACACTTCGGAGCAAGGATTTGAAATCCCATTCTTCGCCTATCTACTTGCCTCTGCCATCACAGCAATTGCTGCT ATTGGTTCCATCTTTGAATATGTGAACCAAAAACCGGTGTTTGGAGTATTAACCTCGGACAGCGTGTTTTATGCTCCCTTGCTTGGTTTTTTTGTCTTCACCGGCATTCCCTCTTCG GCTTTCCTTTGGTTCAAATCTGTTCAAGCTGCTAACAAGGAAGCAGAGGAACAAGACAAGAAGGATGGATATTTATAG
- the LOC106757683 gene encoding peptidyl-prolyl cis-trans isomerase CYP63 isoform X1 codes for MGLEKNICVFLDVSIDADPVERIVIQLFDSIVPKTAENFRALCTGEKGIGESTGKPLHYKGTSFHRIIRGFMAQGGDFSRGNGTGGESIYGGKFADENFKLRHDGPGFLSMANSGPNTNGSQFFITFKRQPHLDGKHVVFGKVVNGMDVLKKIELAGTSDGKPTQIVKIVDCGEVSETKTQRTAEKEKGKMRKTGKPLPSDDSSDSTDKKSRGKRKKSSKDTRKKRRRYSTSDSDSYSSDSESDSASDSESDSSDSDSSSSSYGKHQKRRNKRRHGKKRKFGRKQSKKSRHSRSRRSKHKSRRSYDDSSDSSSGSSSSSSGNEKTDRRTSIRKRHVDNEAQRNQHTEKQPSSLPRQDQIIPEQTTDTKVRRTVDKQSHEEGELSPENGAFVNNGHDTKAEFSEPAKQDANSDDSKENRSARTGRSPTRDSGELNQGRASLLASSGQKSSEPAAPKHGQRFSKSPSPNGTPKRIKKGRGFTERYAFARRYRTPSPERSPHAYRYSDRNIRRNFDRNTSYRSYSERSPPRRYRSPPGGRNRPRYQSRRSLSRSISRSPVRGRFRDRDRSRSPRRSVSPEARRPPISDRLKSRLGPRSDERLADKRGRSKCNSRSSGSSRSRSPDATPPKRYDKRTSVSRSRSRSSSSSGQKGLVSYGDASPDSGAR; via the exons ATGGGTCTGGAAAAGAATATTTGTGTATTTCTTGATGTCTCAATTGATGCGGACCCCGTTGAAAGAATTGTTATTCAg CTTTTTGATAGTATTGTCCCAAAGACAGCCGAGAATTTTCGGGCGCTTTGTACAG GTGAGAAGGGCATTGGAGAATCAACTGGGAAACCTTTGCATTATAAGGGAACAAGCTTTCATCGTATAATTAGAGGTTTCATGGCTCAA GGTGGTGATTTTTCAAGGGGTAATG GCACTGGCGGGGAAAGTATATATGGTGGAAAATTTGCGG ATGAAAATTTCAAACTAAGACATGATGGACCTGGCTTTCTTTCTATGGCTAACAGTGGCCCTAATACAAATGGATCTCAGTTTTTTATTACATTCAAGCGCCAACCACATCTTGATGG GAAACATGTTGTTTTTGGAAAAGTAGTCAATGGAATGGATGTTCTGAAGAAAATTGAGCTGGCAGGAACATCTGATGGGAAACCTACCCAGATAGTTAAAATTGTTGATTGCGGTGAAGTTTCTGAAACAAAAACTCAGCGTACTGCTGAGAAGGAAAAAG GGAAAATGAGAAAAACAGGAAAGCCCCTTCCTTCTGATGATAGTTCCGACTCTACTGACAAAAAGTCaaggggaaaaagaaaaaaatcttcCAAAGACACGAGGAAAAAAAGGAGAAGATATTCAACATCTGATAGTGATAGTTATTCCTCAGATTCTGAGTCAGATTCAGCTTCTGATTCTGAATCGGATTCATCTGATTCTGATTCTAGTTCCTCTAGTTATGGGAAACACCAGAAGAGGAGAAATAAGCGCAGGCATGGGAAGAAGAGGAAATTTGGACGAAAGCAGAGCAAGAAAAGCAGGCACAGTCGAAGTAGAAGATCAAAGCACAAGTCTAGGCG CAGTTATGATGATTCAAGTGATAGCTCTAGTGGTAGCAGCAGCAGCAGTTCTGGCAATGAGAAAACTGATCGTCGCACCTCAATTCGTAAAAGACATGTTGACAATGAAGCACAAAGAAATCAAC ACACAGAAAAACAACCTTCTAGTCTTCCTCGGCAAGATCAAATTATTCCAGAGCAAACAACGGATACCAAGGTTAGAAGAACTGTGGACAAGCAATCACATGAAGAAGGTGAATTGTCTCCAGAAAATGGGGCATTTGTGAATAACGGGCATGATACTAAAGCTGAATTCAGTGAACCTGCTAAGCAAGATGCTAATTCAGATGATTCAAAGGAGAATAG AAGTGCAAGAACTGGGCGAAGTCCTACCAGGGATTCTGGTGAGCTAAACCAGGGACGTGCTTCGTTGCTGGCTAGTTCTGGTCAAAAATCATCTGAACCTGCGGCCCCTAAACATGGTCAGAGGTTTTCAAAAAGCCCTTCACCAAATGGCACACCTAAGCGTATTAAAAAAGGACGTGGCTTTACTGAGCGTTATGCCTTTGCCCGCAGATATCGTACTCCATCTCCTGAGCGGTCACCTCATGCATATAGGTATAGTGATAGAAATATAAGAAGAAACTTTGATAG AAACACAAGCTACAGAAGTTATTCTGAGCGCTCTCCACCACGACGTTATCGAAGCCCACCTGGTGGCAGAAATCGTCCAAG ATACCAAAGCAGGAGAAGTCTCAGTAGGAGCATCTCTCGCAGTCCAGTGCGTGGGCGTTTTAGAGATCGTGATCGGAGTCGGAGCCCAAGACGTAGTGTTAGTCCTGAAGCCAGGCGGCCTCCAATAAGTGACAGATTAAAATCCCGACTTGGTCCAAGAAGTGATGAACGATTGGCAGACAAAAGGGGGAGGTCAAAGTGCAATTCTAGGAGCAGTGGCTCATCTCGGTCCAGATCCCCTGATGCTACACCACCAAAACGATATGATAAAAGGACTTCCGTATCTCGTAGCAGGTCTAGGTCCAGCTCTTCTTCCGGTCAGAAGGGTTTAGTTTCTTATGGAGATGCTAGTCCTGATTCTGGAGCAAGGTGA
- the LOC106757530 gene encoding beta-carotene isomerase D27, chloroplastic: MVANCFRLNKSSALCSTHWNHTKRKLEHPCAVAMLRRPSESITEETRKTNAYNDNLFDRLAINHLSKSVQEATGLSNNKSGYESLVEAATVAKHKFDPIEQQEVIIQALDRAFPRPILSFIKTVLPPTSKLSREYFAVFTTLFFAWLVGPCKVRESKVNGRSEKNVVYIPKCRFLEETSCVGMCINLCKMPSQTFIKDSLGMSVNMVPNFDDMSCEMIFGEDPPGSSDDPALKQPCYKLCKAYKNHGTNCLS, translated from the exons ATGGTTGCAAATTGTTTTAGGCTGAACAAGAGTTCAGCACTGTGTTCAACTCATTGGAACCACACCAAACGTAAACTAGAACACCCTTGTGCCGTTGCAATGCTCAGAAGACCTTCAGAGAGCATTAcagaagaaacaagaaaaactaATGCCTACAACGATAACTTGTTTGATCGTTTAGCAATAAACCATCTTTCAAAAAGCGTTCAAGAAGCCACAG GACTCAGCAACAACAAGAGTGGATATGAGAGCTTGGTCGAAGCAGCTACTGTGGCTAAACACAAATTTGACCCTATTGAGCAGCAAGAGGTCATCATCCAAGCTTTGGACAGAGCCTTCCCCAGGCCAATACTTTCATTC ATAAAGACAGTGCTACCACCAACATCTAAACTCTCACGGGAATATTTTGCCGTTTTCACCACTTTGTTCTTTGCCTGGTTAGTCGGACCTTGCAAG GTGAGGGAGTCGAAAGTCAACGgcagaagtgaaaaaaatgTAGTCTACATCCCAAAATGCAG GTTTTTAGAGGAGACAAGTTGTGTAGGCATGTGTATCAATCTCTGCAAAATGCCATCTCAAACTTTTATAAAGGACTCTCTGGGAATGTCAGTCAACATGGTACCCA ATTTTGATGACATGAGTTGTGAGATGATATTTGGAGAGGATCCTCCAGGATCAAGTGATGATCCAGCACTGAAGCAACCATGCTATAAACTAT GCAAGGCATATAAAAATCATGGAACCAACTGCCTCAGTTAA